The proteins below come from a single Faecalibaculum rodentium genomic window:
- a CDS encoding PTS fructose transporter subunit IIB yields the protein MKIVGISACPAGLAHTPMAAKALEKAGKEMGLDVKMEQQGSMGQVNAITPEEAQAADFVIIASDQKIQGMDRFKGKPVIRVNITTCIKAPTAVLTKCIQAVKGNK from the coding sequence ATGAAAATTGTTGGTATCTCTGCCTGTCCCGCAGGACTGGCACACACACCCATGGCCGCCAAGGCACTGGAAAAAGCCGGAAAGGAAATGGGACTGGATGTAAAGATGGAACAGCAGGGCTCCATGGGTCAGGTCAATGCGATCACCCCCGAAGAAGCGCAGGCTGCGGATTTCGTCATCATCGCTTCTGACCAGAAGATCCAGGGCATGGACCGTTTCAAGGGCAAGCCTGTGATCCGGGTAAATATCACTACGTGCATCAAAGCACCGACAGCCGTACTGACAAAGTGTATACAGGCTGTGAAAGGCAATAAATAA
- a CDS encoding PTS sugar transporter subunit IIA, producing MNELIESRGIFLDCDCGSKEEILSFIAGKAQEFGITDSQDALLQDLKNREEEFSTGLSEGFAIPHARTENVKRVNVFFLRNRTPLKWETLDGQDVTCLFALLVPEKNEGNIHLQMISSLATNLMEDDFCRTVKECQDRDMLQSFILNTIA from the coding sequence ATGAACGAGTTGATTGAAAGCCGGGGGATTTTTCTGGATTGTGACTGCGGGTCTAAAGAGGAAATCCTGTCATTCATTGCCGGCAAGGCACAGGAATTCGGAATTACCGACAGCCAGGATGCGCTGCTCCAGGACCTGAAAAACCGGGAAGAGGAGTTCAGCACAGGACTGTCTGAGGGATTCGCGATTCCCCACGCGAGAACAGAGAATGTAAAGCGTGTGAATGTATTCTTTCTCCGCAACCGGACACCCCTGAAATGGGAGACGCTGGATGGACAGGATGTGACGTGTCTGTTTGCGCTGCTGGTTCCGGAGAAAAATGAAGGCAACATTCATCTGCAGATGATCAGTTCCCTGGCCACAAACCTGATGGAGGACGATTTCTGCCGGACAGTGAAAGAATGTCAGGACAGGGATATGCTCCAGTCGTTTATACTGAACACCATTGCTTAG
- a CDS encoding BglG family transcription antiterminator gives MLTQPRLKEILQLLLHPPLYTADQLAQRFGVTVRTIRSDIQALNRLIQGASIHLRRSKGYELVVCDPERFETWRKQATSPDWTLTLDSMEDRQRYLLSILLIDSSWQDPDDLADMIYVSRNTIQGYLRTIRTICAAHGLSYESGGQQGVRITGPEDKRRDCLCQEVLDRNLTDYVTGFSPLEKRLFERTDLDMLSRIIYSQLQNTQLSCSDYALKNLILHAALMIERIQAGGILPPRQAAILPAEVTLAAERICRDISEAEELEIPESERDSMSLHIALNTRLSGVSESEDLRQAVRKLLDHIWTVWRFDLRNDPVLQKDLYNHLFSIFKARRSQQHHPNPLLNTIRNSFPLAYDISLDAVSHVFQEPAFSEDEVGYISLHIGAAVERCYSGQLKPARVWLVCGSGMATSRMLEARLKSYFQTKLDILGTLSYQQYLKNTDEQLGEADFLISTVPLLDRGIPFVEVDFSLTRDNAENVTRMLSPVRNQSDGPARFFQENLFVRFDDPVTKDQVLDELCSRLTTAGISGPDLRESVRKREEISHTNLNDIFAIPHPMTPEASRTRAAVAVLNHPVVWNDKGSAVQIVFLLAFCKGEQQSIERLYDYLLEIVQSVPLQQSILKAGTFEEFQTLCLK, from the coding sequence ATGCTGACTCAGCCACGCCTGAAAGAAATACTCCAGCTGCTCCTGCATCCGCCTTTGTACACCGCCGACCAGCTCGCACAGAGATTCGGAGTCACGGTCCGAACCATCCGCTCCGATATCCAGGCCCTGAACCGCCTGATCCAGGGAGCTTCCATTCACCTGCGACGGTCAAAAGGCTATGAGCTTGTCGTCTGTGATCCGGAACGCTTTGAAACCTGGCGCAAGCAGGCCACATCCCCCGACTGGACCCTGACACTGGATTCCATGGAAGACCGGCAGCGCTATCTGCTTTCGATCCTGCTCATCGATTCCTCCTGGCAGGACCCGGATGACCTGGCAGACATGATTTATGTCTCCCGCAACACCATTCAGGGCTACCTGCGCACCATCCGCACCATCTGTGCCGCCCATGGTCTTTCCTATGAAAGCGGGGGCCAGCAGGGTGTGCGCATCACGGGTCCCGAAGACAAACGGCGGGACTGTCTTTGCCAGGAGGTCCTGGACCGGAACCTCACAGACTACGTCACTGGGTTCTCACCTCTGGAAAAGCGGCTGTTCGAGCGCACTGACCTGGACATGCTCTCCCGCATCATTTACAGCCAGCTGCAGAACACCCAGCTGTCCTGCTCCGACTACGCCCTGAAAAATCTGATCCTCCATGCCGCCCTGATGATCGAACGGATCCAGGCCGGAGGCATCCTGCCACCCCGGCAGGCAGCCATACTGCCGGCGGAAGTCACGCTGGCTGCCGAACGCATCTGCCGGGACATCAGCGAGGCGGAAGAGCTGGAGATCCCGGAAAGCGAACGGGACTCCATGAGCCTGCACATTGCCCTGAACACAAGACTGTCCGGGGTATCGGAAAGCGAGGATCTGCGCCAGGCTGTCCGAAAGCTGCTGGACCACATCTGGACCGTATGGCGTTTCGACCTGCGAAACGATCCGGTGCTGCAGAAGGATCTTTACAATCACCTGTTCAGCATCTTCAAAGCCAGAAGAAGCCAGCAGCATCACCCCAACCCGCTGCTGAATACCATCCGCAACAGCTTTCCTCTGGCCTATGACATTTCGCTGGACGCAGTCAGCCATGTTTTCCAGGAACCCGCTTTTTCCGAAGACGAAGTCGGCTACATCTCCCTGCACATCGGAGCAGCCGTGGAACGCTGTTATTCCGGCCAGCTCAAACCCGCCAGAGTCTGGCTGGTCTGCGGCTCAGGCATGGCGACCTCCCGTATGCTGGAAGCCCGCCTGAAGTCCTATTTCCAGACAAAACTGGACATCCTAGGCACCCTTTCCTACCAGCAGTACCTGAAGAATACAGATGAACAGCTCGGTGAAGCGGATTTTCTGATCTCCACCGTCCCCTTGCTCGACCGCGGCATCCCCTTTGTGGAAGTGGACTTCTCTCTGACCAGGGACAATGCGGAAAACGTCACCCGCATGCTGTCTCCCGTCAGGAATCAGTCAGACGGGCCCGCCCGGTTCTTCCAGGAAAACCTGTTTGTCCGCTTCGACGATCCCGTTACCAAGGACCAGGTGCTGGATGAACTCTGCAGCCGGCTCACCACCGCAGGGATCTCTGGACCAGACCTGAGAGAATCGGTACGGAAACGCGAAGAAATCTCCCATACCAACCTCAACGACATCTTTGCGATCCCCCACCCCATGACCCCGGAGGCATCCCGGACACGGGCAGCCGTGGCTGTCCTGAATCATCCCGTGGTCTGGAATGACAAAGGAAGTGCCGTGCAGATCGTGTTCCTGCTGGCCTTCTGCAAAGGAGAGCAGCAGAGCATCGAACGGCTCTATGACTATCTCCTGGAAATCGTCCAGTCCGTCCCGCTCCAGCAGTCCATACTCAAAGCCGGGACCTTCGAAGAATTCCAAACGCTGTGCCTGAAGTGA